One genomic segment of Chloroflexota bacterium includes these proteins:
- a CDS encoding sulfite exporter TauE/SafE family protein — translation MTMQALIMLLVKGLITGLIVGTVTASIRSWVDRFFLVILLVNLMGLPIHEAITVNLVVLSVAALLLSLEQTDVLTSVREDWALIIISSGIGALLGRLLEFALSDIALLVLLGIYAILVGVRLLFVKPVPEREDPAHPAWLAPVSFGGGFLTGLLSAGGKPFTVPIYNWALGHHPKRAYALGSLGVVTAAWAAILAQIAMGKFFTPMELSLGAYEFIVISLTALFVRRYWTPKLNRIISLLVAPILIVIGVQYLMLLR, via the coding sequence ATGACGATGCAAGCGCTCATTATGCTGCTGGTCAAAGGTCTTATCACCGGCCTCATCGTGGGCACCGTGACGGCGTCCATCCGCTCGTGGGTGGACCGCTTCTTCCTCGTCATTTTGCTGGTTAATCTGATGGGCTTGCCCATCCACGAAGCCATCACTGTGAACCTGGTTGTACTCAGCGTCGCCGCGCTGCTGCTTTCGCTGGAGCAAACCGATGTGCTGACCTCGGTGCGTGAGGATTGGGCGCTCATCATCATTTCCAGCGGCATCGGCGCGCTGCTGGGGCGGTTGTTGGAATTCGCGCTTTCCGACATCGCCCTGCTGGTGTTGCTGGGTATTTACGCAATCCTGGTCGGCGTGCGGTTGCTGTTCGTGAAGCCCGTGCCCGAGCGCGAAGACCCTGCTCATCCTGCGTGGCTTGCGCCAGTATCGTTTGGTGGCGGTTTCCTTACCGGCCTGCTTTCCGCTGGCGGCAAACCCTTCACAGTGCCAATTTACAACTGGGCGTTGGGGCATCACCCCAAACGGGCTTACGCGTTGGGTTCCTTGGGGGTGGTAACTGCCGCGTGGGCGGCCATCCTTGCCCAGATCGCGATGGGCAAATTCTTTACGCCGATGGAATTGAGTTTGGGCGCGTATGAGTTCATCGTCATCAGCCTGACGGCGCTGTTCGTGCGCCGTTATTGGACACCGAAACTCAACCGCATCATCAGCCTGCTCGTAGCACCCATTCTCATCGTGATAGGTGTTCAATACCTGATGCTCTTACGCTAA
- a CDS encoding SLC13 family permease yields the protein MQILIFSLIILVTMALLLTEALRPEIIGLGVLFALGATGLVSWKEAFAGFSSNAVMAMFGLFIIGGALQRSGAAGWLGDKLVGLAKGNESALIAIVMGTAAALSAIMVNIGTAAVLLPAVMSASRKTKISPSRLVFPLGMGTIIGGMVTLIGATPTIIMNEFLGSAALPQFKIFEQAPLILPGVVLAIVLMVALKNVLLPQRQPEYEDILQKSDALIRAYLLDRVLHEAVVRADSPLAGLSLQECGLRARHGVYVIGIRRGEDFLPPPTAETVLQAGDRLLLRGDDQAVQSAAVACGLEILPEVEAFPPNLLREGFQMAEVTLAPRAWLQGKTVAETDFFNRYGLRIFAIDHKGKPLHHHLAGHKLEFGDTLLVHGRADRIAALEEDDNFIVLEKTTLEEAGNTLSVFKATVTAVVTVLALAAVGFHLLPLGAASVGGATLLLLLGVLTMEEAYHAISWKVLIFISGMLPLGAAMVHSGTSEAVGHLLGGFLGGHSAFWLYLLIAVVAAVVGHLTSNVTAAVVTIPLAIQTAAHIGADPRAAAVVAALGASNVFSSPTYQVNVFLMGPGEYKPMDFVKKGALFTVLVILTTALGAYLGL from the coding sequence ATGCAGATCCTCATTTTCTCCCTCATCATTCTGGTGACCATGGCGCTGTTGCTCACCGAAGCGTTGCGCCCGGAAATCATTGGCCTGGGCGTGCTCTTTGCTCTGGGCGCGACCGGGCTGGTTTCCTGGAAAGAAGCCTTTGCAGGCTTCAGCAGCAACGCTGTGATGGCAATGTTTGGCCTGTTCATCATCGGCGGCGCGTTGCAGCGCAGCGGGGCGGCGGGCTGGCTTGGCGACAAACTGGTTGGCCTTGCCAAAGGGAACGAATCGGCGCTGATTGCCATTGTGATGGGCACAGCGGCGGCCCTTTCGGCCATTATGGTCAACATCGGCACCGCTGCGGTGCTACTGCCCGCGGTGATGAGCGCCAGCCGCAAGACCAAAATTTCGCCCTCGCGGCTGGTTTTTCCCTTGGGCATGGGTACCATCATCGGTGGCATGGTGACGCTCATCGGCGCAACGCCCACCATCATCATGAACGAATTTCTGGGCTCGGCTGCCCTGCCGCAGTTCAAGATTTTTGAACAGGCCCCGCTGATTCTCCCCGGCGTGGTGTTGGCCATTGTGTTGATGGTGGCGCTCAAAAACGTCCTGTTGCCCCAGCGCCAGCCGGAATATGAGGACATTTTGCAGAAGAGCGATGCCCTCATCCGCGCTTACCTGCTGGATAGGGTGCTCCATGAGGCCGTGGTGCGTGCCGATTCGCCGCTGGCGGGGTTGAGCCTGCAGGAATGCGGCCTGCGCGCCCGCCATGGTGTTTATGTCATCGGCATTCGCCGCGGCGAAGACTTTTTGCCGCCGCCCACCGCCGAAACGGTGCTTCAGGCGGGCGACCGCTTGCTTTTGCGGGGCGATGATCAGGCTGTGCAATCCGCTGCGGTTGCCTGTGGGTTGGAAATTCTCCCCGAAGTGGAAGCCTTCCCGCCCAACCTGCTCCGCGAAGGCTTCCAGATGGCCGAGGTGACGCTTGCCCCGCGGGCATGGCTGCAGGGCAAAACTGTTGCCGAAACCGATTTCTTCAACCGCTACGGCTTGCGCATTTTTGCCATTGACCACAAGGGCAAGCCCCTGCACCACCACCTTGCCGGGCACAAACTGGAATTCGGCGATACGCTGCTGGTGCATGGACGCGCCGACCGCATTGCCGCGCTGGAAGAGGACGACAACTTCATCGTGCTGGAAAAAACCACCCTGGAAGAAGCCGGAAACACGCTTTCCGTGTTCAAGGCCACGGTGACGGCGGTGGTCACGGTGCTGGCGCTGGCTGCGGTGGGTTTCCACCTTTTGCCGTTGGGCGCGGCTTCGGTGGGCGGGGCCACGCTGCTGCTTCTGCTCGGCGTGCTGACGATGGAAGAAGCCTACCACGCCATTTCGTGGAAGGTGCTCATTTTCATCAGCGGTATGTTGCCGTTGGGCGCGGCCATGGTGCACAGCGGCACCTCGGAAGCCGTGGGGCACCTGCTGGGTGGTTTCCTCGGCGGGCACAGCGCGTTTTGGCTTTATTTGCTCATTGCCGTGGTCGCCGCGGTGGTGGGGCATCTGACTTCTAACGTCACCGCAGCAGTCGTGACGATTCCCCTGGCAATTCAAACGGCAGCCCACATTGGCGCTGACCCGCGGGCCGCGGCGGTAGTGGCGGCGTTGGGGGCTTCCAACGTTTTCAGTTCGCCCACCTATCAGGTCAACGTCTTCCTCATGGGCCCGGGCGAATACAAGCCGATGGATTTCGTGAAAAAGGGTGCGTTGTTTACCGTGCTGGTCATTCTGACGACTGCTCTTGGCGCGTACCTGGGGCTGTGA
- a CDS encoding universal stress protein, translated as MFRRILFATDFSPHAEMAKKVAADLAKGNSGKHLWVLTVLEPIEEPLWATEEPAGVSEEAWEALQKKETRELEAEKRAHLHQDIADLRNLGVAVTEMVREGDPAEEIVAAAQEVEADVIVMGSHSNRSIWDVVLGSVTEHVIKHAPCPVIAVSHTPEQAANGKEGPILLVTDFSPASEKAIHVAASLAKEQKTKLIVLSVVGRGLGMRAAQPALANLVEELRGQGLEVEGLIRKGRRGQIYPPIVQTAEERHAKMIVMGSHSRLTIYDVVLGYVAENVSKHAPCPVLIVSDHSVE; from the coding sequence ATGTTCAGGCGCATCTTGTTCGCTACCGACTTTTCGCCCCACGCCGAAATGGCAAAGAAGGTCGCCGCCGACCTCGCCAAGGGCAACAGCGGCAAGCACCTTTGGGTGCTGACCGTGCTGGAGCCGATTGAAGAGCCGCTTTGGGCAACGGAAGAACCAGCGGGCGTTTCCGAGGAAGCATGGGAGGCTTTGCAGAAGAAGGAAACCAGAGAGCTGGAAGCCGAAAAGCGCGCCCACCTGCACCAAGACATCGCCGACCTGCGCAATTTGGGTGTAGCCGTGACCGAAATGGTGCGCGAAGGAGACCCCGCGGAGGAAATCGTTGCCGCGGCGCAAGAGGTGGAAGCCGATGTCATCGTCATGGGCTCGCACAGCAACCGCTCCATCTGGGACGTGGTGCTGGGCAGCGTGACCGAACACGTCATCAAGCACGCCCCCTGCCCCGTGATTGCAGTTTCCCACACGCCCGAGCAAGCCGCCAACGGCAAGGAAGGGCCCATCCTGCTGGTGACCGACTTCTCGCCCGCCTCGGAAAAAGCCATCCACGTAGCGGCTTCGCTGGCAAAAGAACAGAAGACCAAACTCATCGTGCTGAGCGTGGTCGGCCGCGGTCTTGGGATGCGCGCCGCCCAGCCAGCCCTTGCCAACTTGGTAGAAGAACTGCGCGGGCAAGGGCTGGAGGTGGAAGGGCTCATTCGCAAAGGTCGCCGCGGGCAAATTTACCCGCCCATCGTGCAGACCGCCGAAGAACGCCACGCCAAAATGATCGTCATGGGCTCCCACAGCCGCCTGACGATTTACGATGTGGTTTTGGGCTACGTGGCGGAGAATGTCAGCAAACACGCCCCCTGCCCCGTGCTGATCGTCTCCGACCACAGCGTGGAGTAA
- a CDS encoding OsmC family peroxiredoxin, translating into MSVKTNFKNQTQHYAVTVARNDAVSATAHVREHTFTVSIQRGGGEAGPNAAETLLSALGTCLLTNVQTLAKKMRIELKDARVKVEGTRRNVPPGLVEIRYTLYLESDAPPEKLRYLHEKAAEWGTVTNTLANGVPLEGKVEICQF; encoded by the coding sequence ATGAGCGTCAAAACCAATTTCAAGAACCAAACCCAACACTACGCCGTGACCGTGGCGCGCAACGATGCCGTGAGCGCCACGGCGCATGTTCGCGAGCACACCTTCACCGTGAGCATTCAGCGCGGCGGCGGGGAAGCCGGCCCCAACGCTGCCGAAACCCTGCTCAGCGCCCTGGGCACGTGCCTGCTCACCAATGTGCAGACCCTTGCCAAGAAAATGCGCATTGAATTAAAAGACGCCCGCGTGAAGGTGGAAGGAACCCGCCGCAATGTGCCGCCCGGCCTGGTAGAAATACGCTATACTCTTTACCTTGAAAGCGACGCGCCGCCCGAGAAACTTCGCTACCTGCACGAAAAAGCCGCCGAGTGGGGCACCGTCACCAACACCCTCGCCAACGGTGTGCCGCTTGAGGGCAAGGTAGAAATATGCCAGTTTTGA
- a CDS encoding LysM peptidoglycan-binding domain-containing protein: MKRHFFSTTWKHWATALLFALAAAFGTWTAYQTRAEDCPTALIAGVNALRTSHGLPPYTPNPILMAVSQAHSDYQASIQTMTHIGPDGSHPRDRVRAAGYGAGHTIFVSENIAWGYYQTPASVIQMWTGDQPHWNTMMGPNYRDIGAGCATDSRGATYYTIDAAYYIGEGSPPTVPPGGTPYPTATVVLPVAPYIRATPNADGSIIHIVRYGQTLSGIAYVYKVPIQDLLRYNHLTLNSTLYVGQKVIVRPPQITATPTETPTITPTPTATGTATPSPTASASPTATATLWVPLSPTPGGTPTPAGDSTAPHSLVLLLGIVGGALLMGMAYIGLQFLVKWFG; this comes from the coding sequence ATGAAACGGCATTTCTTTTCCACCACCTGGAAACACTGGGCCACCGCTTTGCTGTTCGCCCTGGCCGCGGCCTTCGGCACGTGGACAGCCTACCAGACCCGCGCCGAAGACTGCCCCACGGCGCTCATTGCCGGTGTCAACGCCCTCCGGACTTCCCACGGCCTGCCCCCCTACACCCCCAATCCCATCCTGATGGCCGTCTCACAGGCACATAGCGACTACCAGGCGTCAATTCAAACCATGACCCACATCGGGCCCGACGGCTCACACCCGCGGGACCGGGTGCGGGCTGCAGGCTACGGCGCAGGGCACACCATTTTCGTTTCCGAAAATATTGCCTGGGGCTACTATCAGACCCCCGCGTCGGTCATCCAGATGTGGACGGGCGACCAACCCCACTGGAACACCATGATGGGGCCCAACTACCGCGATATCGGCGCGGGCTGCGCCACCGACAGCCGCGGGGCCACTTATTACACCATCGACGCCGCCTACTACATCGGGGAAGGCTCCCCGCCCACCGTGCCCCCAGGCGGCACACCCTACCCCACCGCCACCGTGGTGCTGCCGGTCGCACCCTACATCCGCGCCACGCCCAACGCCGACGGCTCCATTATCCACATCGTGCGCTATGGGCAGACGCTTTCCGGCATCGCCTACGTTTACAAAGTGCCCATTCAGGATCTGCTGCGCTACAACCACCTCACACTAAACAGCACGCTCTATGTGGGTCAAAAAGTCATTGTGAGGCCACCCCAAATCACCGCCACGCCGACCGAGACGCCCACAATCACGCCCACACCCACGGCCACTGGCACGGCCACGCCTTCGCCCACCGCCAGCGCCTCGCCCACGGCCACAGCCACCCTGTGGGTACCGCTTTCCCCTACCCCCGGCGGCACCCCCACCCCCGCAGGCGACAGCACGGCTCCGCATTCCCTGGTGTTGCTGCTGGGCATCGTGGGCGGCGCATTGTTGATGGGCATGGCCTACATCGGCTTACAATTCCTGGTGAAGTGGTTTGGCTAA
- a CDS encoding dinitrogenase iron-molybdenum cofactor biosynthesis protein: MKIAVTSETPQGLESMISHHFGRCPYYTIVTVENGAIASVQAIPNPGAGGHSPGELPALIKQLGVDVLLTGGMGPRAVDFFTRYGIEVVTGAQGTVHSAVEAYLAGRLRGYTPCKDHGKDKGHHHE, translated from the coding sequence ATGAAAATCGCCGTGACATCCGAAACCCCGCAAGGGCTGGAGAGCATGATCAGCCATCACTTCGGGCGTTGCCCGTACTACACCATCGTTACTGTGGAAAACGGCGCAATTGCGTCTGTTCAGGCTATCCCCAACCCGGGGGCAGGCGGGCACAGCCCGGGCGAACTGCCTGCACTCATCAAACAACTGGGCGTGGACGTCTTGCTCACCGGCGGGATGGGGCCGCGCGCGGTGGACTTTTTCACCCGCTACGGCATTGAGGTTGTCACCGGCGCGCAGGGCACCGTGCACTCGGCGGTGGAAGCCTACCTCGCCGGACGCCTGCGCGGCTACACTCCCTGCAAAGATCACGGCAAAGACAAGGGGCATCACCACGAGTAG
- a CDS encoding ArsR family transcriptional regulator, with the protein MTERFSVSPPPMKVHGRAVKLARLLGNPVRLRILLALRESPRCVRDLMEITGRSQANVSQHLMVLRAADLVRTTKDGTRVIYHLRCRRVAELLDALADTAAALDALDGMEGMSRKPCGPRKCDW; encoded by the coding sequence ATGACTGAACGCTTTTCTGTTTCTCCTCCTCCCATGAAAGTGCACGGGCGTGCAGTCAAACTCGCCCGCCTGCTGGGGAACCCTGTGCGCCTGCGCATCCTGCTTGCTCTGCGGGAAAGCCCGCGCTGTGTGCGCGATTTGATGGAAATTACAGGGCGCTCGCAGGCGAATGTTTCCCAGCATCTGATGGTGCTCCGTGCCGCCGACCTGGTACGTACGACCAAAGATGGGACGCGAGTAATTTACCACCTGCGTTGCCGCCGGGTGGCCGAACTGCTGGATGCCCTTGCCGACACTGCTGCTGCGCTGGATGCGTTGGATGGCATGGAAGGCATGTCGCGCAAGCCCTGCGGCCCGCGCAAGTGCGATTGGTAG
- the fabL gene encoding enoyl-[acyl-carrier-protein] reductase FabL, giving the protein MNPSLEAACAQPLSPLARQGVAEFNRGAYFEAHEAFEAAWQAESAPVREMYQALVQAAAVCLHLKRGNLTGARKVLKRCEGHLETLPPRCQGIEIATLHAALLPLVEAARANAAAGRPLTEGLTFPRLAATPPQSFAGKVALVTGSGRGIGRAIALHFARRGADVVVNFFRNRAPAEETADQIRALGRKALVVKANVGEIADLDTLFEATEKAFGGLDILVHNAASGYNRPAMQQKPRGWDWTMNINARSFLFAAQRAAPLMAARGGGAMVAVSSPGSVRVLPEYVVVGASKAALEAITRYLAVELAPQGIVVNAVSPGVVLTDALKHFATFRGNDIIGEVEAATPAGRLVTPEDVAAVVGFLCTPEAAMIRGQVIWIDGGYSLPMRTAQEAS; this is encoded by the coding sequence ATGAACCCATCCCTGGAAGCCGCGTGCGCCCAACCGCTCTCCCCTTTGGCGCGGCAAGGCGTTGCCGAATTCAACCGCGGGGCCTATTTCGAGGCCCACGAAGCCTTCGAAGCCGCGTGGCAGGCAGAAAGCGCGCCAGTGCGCGAAATGTATCAGGCGCTGGTGCAGGCCGCGGCGGTGTGCCTGCACCTGAAACGCGGCAACCTGACCGGCGCACGCAAGGTACTCAAGCGGTGCGAGGGGCACCTGGAAACCCTCCCGCCGCGCTGCCAGGGCATTGAAATTGCAACCCTGCACGCGGCGCTGCTCCCGCTGGTGGAGGCTGCCCGCGCCAACGCCGCCGCTGGCCGCCCTCTCACCGAGGGGCTGACCTTCCCTCGCCTCGCGGCAACGCCGCCCCAGTCCTTTGCAGGTAAAGTAGCCCTGGTCACTGGTTCAGGGCGCGGCATCGGGCGCGCCATCGCGCTGCACTTTGCCCGCCGCGGTGCCGATGTGGTCGTCAACTTCTTCCGCAACCGCGCCCCCGCCGAAGAAACCGCAGACCAGATTCGCGCGCTGGGGCGCAAAGCCCTGGTGGTCAAAGCCAACGTCGGCGAAATTGCCGACCTCGACACCCTCTTCGAGGCCACGGAAAAGGCATTCGGCGGGTTAGATATTCTGGTACACAACGCGGCTTCGGGCTACAACCGCCCGGCCATGCAGCAAAAGCCCCGCGGCTGGGACTGGACCATGAACATCAACGCCCGTTCGTTCCTGTTTGCCGCCCAGCGCGCCGCGCCGCTGATGGCTGCCCGCGGCGGCGGGGCGATGGTGGCGGTTTCCAGCCCTGGCTCGGTGCGGGTGCTGCCCGAATATGTCGTCGTCGGGGCAAGCAAAGCCGCGCTGGAAGCCATTACACGCTACCTCGCGGTGGAGTTGGCGCCCCAGGGCATTGTGGTCAACGCAGTTTCGCCGGGCGTGGTGCTGACCGACGCCCTCAAGCATTTTGCCACGTTTCGCGGGAACGACATCATCGGCGAGGTGGAAGCCGCCACCCCCGCGGGGCGGCTGGTCACGCCCGAAGATGTAGCCGCGGTGGTCGGTTTCCTCTGCACCCCGGAAGCCGCCATGATTCGCGGCCAGGTGATTTGGATTGACGGCGGTTATAGCCTTCCCATGCGCACGGCACAAGAAGCCTCATGA
- a CDS encoding arsenic resistance protein produces MLWYVTVAIAVGWVLGYLNAPFTKAHAPTLKTLITVIVFLMIYPMMVNIRLEALVEAARNLKGLGLTLLYNFLWAPLFGFLMSKAFLHDPQVGFGFLLVMVVPCSSMSIGYTGLAGGNLELSTVAVATSFVAAIAAIPFWLGILGGSFHVPVPMGLLMHAILTVLILPMVLGYLTRLGLIRTLGEKGFRKIAPLFPSITLVSMFLIIFMIFFMKAGILVKKWQLMVWLIVPNLLFVTVTLAVITWLDRKSGLSYEDHMGIVFASTGKNNGTAIALATAAFSPLVAIPAATLPIFQIVFLIGYLKLEPWVRRYFGAVTKEEAARALAAKEA; encoded by the coding sequence ATGCTGTGGTACGTCACCGTGGCCATTGCCGTGGGGTGGGTGCTGGGCTATCTCAACGCGCCTTTCACCAAAGCCCATGCCCCCACGCTAAAAACCCTCATCACCGTCATCGTCTTCCTGATGATTTACCCGATGATGGTCAACATTCGTTTGGAAGCCCTGGTGGAAGCAGCGCGCAACCTCAAAGGGCTGGGGCTGACTCTGCTCTACAATTTCCTCTGGGCGCCGCTGTTCGGCTTCCTGATGAGCAAAGCCTTTTTGCACGACCCGCAGGTGGGCTTCGGCTTCCTGCTGGTGATGGTCGTACCCTGTTCCAGTATGAGCATCGGCTATACCGGCCTGGCCGGCGGCAACCTGGAACTCTCCACGGTGGCCGTGGCGACCAGTTTCGTCGCTGCCATTGCCGCCATCCCGTTCTGGTTGGGCATCCTCGGCGGGTCGTTCCACGTCCCTGTGCCGATGGGGCTGCTGATGCACGCCATCCTCACCGTGCTGATTTTGCCGATGGTGCTGGGCTACCTGACCCGCCTGGGGCTGATTCGCACCCTGGGCGAAAAGGGCTTCCGCAAAATTGCCCCGCTGTTCCCCAGCATCACCCTGGTGAGCATGTTCCTCATCATCTTCATGATTTTCTTCATGAAGGCGGGCATTTTGGTGAAGAAGTGGCAGCTGATGGTATGGCTGATTGTACCCAACCTGCTGTTCGTCACGGTCACTTTGGCCGTCATCACATGGCTTGACCGGAAAAGCGGCCTGAGTTATGAAGATCACATGGGCATTGTGTTTGCCAGCACCGGCAAAAACAACGGCACGGCCATCGCGCTGGCTACGGCGGCTTTCTCGCCGCTGGTCGCCATCCCGGCGGCCACATTGCCCATCTTCCAGATTGTCTTCCTCATCGGCTACCTGAAACTGGAACCGTGGGTGCGGCGCTATTTTGGCGCCGTGACCAAAGAGGAAGCCGCCCGCGCTTTGGCCGCGAAGGAGGCTTGA